TCGTAACGCCATTCGTTTCGGAGTTGATTCTTTCTGCGTACGCCGTattctgcaaataaaaaattaatgcaattaagaAAACGAAACGGTTTCATCTCCCGCGCGGACAACTTCATAGCGACGCCACATTTGGGACGCAGTGACGCTACCATCCCGTTCCCAACTTCACATTAATGCACTGATCCGCGTCTCGAGCAacaaatgtacatacatgtcttttacaacaattattatttcgtaataTACGTTAGAAACATATCAATATTATGAGCTCGACATCCGCGTGCGTTACTTGCAACCCGAACATGTATGTATCATCGTTATCAACAGGTAGCACGATATACTTTCTACCGATTATCGTGTTTGTACGAATCATCGGTATGAGTACAGAATTTGTATTACGCGACGGTTAAACTGATCATAATATTCGCGATCGAGATTGAGATTGATTTTGCTTGCCTGTTACAAGAATCTCGCGACGCCACTCGCTCCAGCTCCGATCCATCCTACATCCATCGCGTTCTGCAATCaaacatataaatatgaattaagATGGCGAGCCGGCTTCGTGCCGGCCCGCGCGCGTACGGTCAATTTTACGTAAAGATCGACGCCGCGctcacgccgccgccgccgcgcaaCGTACGAGCATCGGATCTACGTTACGCGATGATTGACTTTTGGCAATGGCTATTAATGCGAGGTTTCGCTCACCTGTTAAACGAGCCGCGACAACGCCTCCGTTCCGAAGCCCGTCCATCCCGCGTCCGTTGCGTTCTGTAAAAGAAACGTGAATGGAACTGAAGGTAGCGCGAAGCGGCTTCGTCCTTGCGCGGACAACTTCACGCGACGAGACTGACGCGACGCTGACGCTGTGTTCGCGCCAACGCTACCATGTTCCACACTCAACTTAGCATTTTCCGCaacatatttatacttattatcGAGCAGCAAACTTGAAAATTATCGCGAGACTAATATAGATTTACCTATCAACAAGTTAGAATGCGCGCGAGTCGATTCGCTTGGTTATTCATGACAGCACAAACGGTGGAATCGCCATCGAAAGTTCCAGAGCTGGAATCTCGCATTTTTCCCCGAGCGTTTATGTTATTTGATAACTATCGCGGAGAGTGTTCCATGATACGCGGCCCGTGCCGACCAATACGTACAGCAATGATAAACAAATCTTTCGTCAAATCCTCGAGAATCCCGCGATGTTCTTCGTCCCGGGTCACCGGGCGGATAAGTCGCCATCGAGTGTCTCGTTGTCCACAATCGCTAATCACCGTAAAACCCCCCTTTCTCTCGTTATCACACAAAATCGTGCTGCGCGGAAATACCTCTTCGACATCAGAGAGGTCTCGAATCGAATACGGATGATGGAAAGCGCGGCGATCTACCCGCGTATACGTGGCGCCGACAAACAAACTGCACGCGAAACTCTTCTCCAGGGGAACGCCGAGCAGAGGCGCGCTCATATCGACAACGGCTCACCGATCACCAGCGACACTCGTGATCCGACCGTCCGCATCGTCCGCGTACTACGCAGCACTACGCACTGGCCGTGTCGGTATAATAGCTCGACGCCATGTTGCTACGTCATGACTACGTCACGCTCGCGCAGGCGCGCTGCGCAGTGCCGTACTCCGTACGACGCGAGCGGctgtgtgcatgtgtgtatgtgcgtatgtgcgtgtgtgcgtgttcGTTTGAGGGCGCGAAGGTTACCGACCAAAGTCTAGCGTCGAGACGTCGAAACTCAAGACTGCTCAAGACGACGACACTGAGTTCCGGAAGAGGATTGTCCGTCGACTCGCACGAAAGAACGGGCGTTCACAAGCGACAAGGGGAAGCATGTCTGCGACGGAGAACGGCGGTGGTGATGCCGCCGGTAGCAGCGGCGGCTACTGCTCGGCGGTCGTGAAGAAGCTCGGCTTGCAACCGGTCACGCGGTGTAGCCTCGCCAAATTCTACGCGCCGGCACTCGGCGCTGCATCCTACACCGCGATGTCCGTCAACGTCATGAACCCGAGCCTCGTCGTCAAGTAAGTTCGTCCCCCCGCGGTCCGTCCTTCGATTCGCGAGTGCGACGATCGAGTCTTCTCGTTCccgttttctctctttctctctctctttctttctctcttattaCGTAACTCCTTGTAACTTTTATGAATATTGCGGCAGACGAACGTGTCGtggatttttttaattgacacgAGTCGCATCGAAGAGGATGTTATTAGGCTTAGAAGAAAGAGATCGTGAATAGCACCGATTTATCCTTTCCAGAGTGTTCCCGAAGAGGGACATTACGAATTTCCTGCTGGCTGGCACTCTGGTTGGTACCGGATCATACATCTATACACGTGAACACATGAAGACCGCGCCGCAGTCTGTGAGAATTTTATACAGGTGAGATTCCCAAGTTTCGATGTACATATATGTGCATACAaaatgagttttttaattcatcgattgatgaATTACGTCAGGCCGATATTACATTTGTCGAATAGAAGTTTCCAAAGACTTGAGAACCTTCTCAATCTTGCAGTTAGTCAACGcactgaaaaaatttgttgcacaACACATGTAAAGCACCTTTGGGCATGTTCCGCTTAACGTAGCATTCTTGGAACCATTTTGTCCTTgttgcatatataaatatgtatacaaagtgAGTTACAAGGATGAAGgatgaataaatgtttattaacaggccttttatgaattaatttacaATGTGTTGTgctttctttcccttttttgtGTTTATTGCTTTTTTGCTTCTTTGCTCATTGTTTTGTTGAAAATTGGTgagatgaaaattaataaactccAATGGAGACAAGAAACACAGTATGCTTTCCAGCTATGACACTCTGTAACACAgtgaattattttatccttgtcaatattaaacaaagataaaatgattcactgtgttacacagtgtcgtcTGTGTTGCATATGTGGAAAGCACTCACAattgtcaataaaataaatagagcACACTGTAGATTAGTCTTTAGAGTGCTATTTCATTTATCATACAACTCTAACATAGCTTTTACTGAATTCTTTTACAGCTTTTGCATAACGTGATTCATCAACCAAATGAATTAAACAAACTTACTTTTCGAATAGAATTGAATTATCACTTATTTCATCATATCTACTTTTCAGTGCTACCGGTGCGGTATTGTTGAGCCTGGGGTCAGTCTTAATGTGGGCGGTGATACGTTCCGTAGTGCCGCCAAGCCCAGTCTGCTGTACATTAGCTGGCATCGGCACCGGAGTCGCGCTTCTAAAAGTCGGTTCGAGTTACCTCGAATTCGTGGACGGGCAAATAGCGAAAAAGTAGGCTGCTCCTGTATGCTTTCTCAGcccttttcttttctattttgtatatttatctcGAGTTATTATGGAATGAAATTGTACTACGTCGGAACAAGCAGCACGGCAACTTCTGTCATTTTGATTCGTGGATCTCGAATCGACGTGTCTCATGGAATTTTTCACGCGACGCGAGAGATTTATGCAGAGTCATTCATTATTTGATCCATCGGATTCCTGAAATTTTTCTCGAGTGCTGATTGTATGTAAGTAATGTTTTTACTATCGCGAATTTGCTATACGcgcatttctttttaaaaacaacAAAAGACAAGAAAGAAATACGAGCGGATACTTCGTATCCGATTCCTGAAAGTATGAATCGCACAAAAATGTGATATTGGCGATTCTAGCATTGAAATTTTTACGTGTTAACGGACGTGTGTAATAAACGGTCGTACGCTTTTCTCTTCGCTCGTTATTCACGCGTCGCCGACACGATAAAAAGAGCATGgcatttgataaattatttgtcgcGTAAGATACATTGGTAATGCACGCACTTTGAAATCTTATAACTGAGAGTATTCTCGTATTTCCGGCGCGTTTAGGAAGCTGGAAAGTACGAGCGTCGTACGTACATCGACGAACGTGTTTTATAAGCTGCATAAGAATGCATCTCGTCATATGTAGATAACAGTCACCAGCAAATATACGAATATACGAATTGTGAcacgatagaaaaaaataataagaatgagACACACGAATTTCCTCACCTGCCTGAATTCCATCGACGTCTATTTTgcagttttaatttatattttgaagacTAAGGTCGGTATATTCGTAGTCGAATCTTATTTTAAGACCGTTTTATGTAACGTCTTAAAAGATACTGATGCAGCTCTGTAATTAGTTGATGACATTTCAATTcctataatgtaaaaatacctCATCTCTGCAAACATGAGTTCGAAAACACTTCTGCCTGTTTAAAGTAgctcaaaaaatttataaaagttcaCCAATACACTTTTAAGTTTCTAAAACAAATGtctatattttagaaaaaaaataaaatgcataatttaACTACTTGTAAAATTCCGAGAAATTTCCATGGATAGAAATCGGGTATGAAATTCCCGTGTTTgtaataattaagataatacCTAAGAAAAcctgaaatataaatatcaactAGGAATACTAGCCAAAGTCTGGGTAACGCTATTTATATTTGCCCACGGGAGTCTGCAAATCGCTTTAATGCGcatgtattattttagaaaatattcaagCGACGCATAATGATTTTTAGATGAACTTCTCGGTCGTTCAACGATTGAAGTAACTCGGAGCTGCATATAAGAATTGAAAACTTGGAATGTGAAGAAATGCAAAGCTCGCGAGGAAGCTCCTATTGTGTCTCGCTGAAACGCGTCTGTTTCTTCAAAACTATTATCATTTGTTTACGCGTGCTATAGCACCCTCGTGCGATTACGGCGAGCATCGAACCAGATAAGGGAGGGGGAAAGTCTCAAAGCAATACAAGCGAACGCGAAGCGACTCGCCGCGATACTTTGTACGAGGCGCGAGTTAATCTCCATACCGTTCGATTCTGATAACACGAGAAAGGATCCCCAACCAGGCTTATTCATAACAGTAGATAAATATACGACGGAACTGCGTAAGTATTCGATACTTTCGAGGCCGCGTGTCCAACGTGAGAAGTTGGCAATGCTAATCTTGGGATTGCtctttaataatgaaattaaatgcaATTGGTTCACGAGAGCCattattcatagtcgatttttaaGACTGTCTTACGCACTGTCACAAGATGTCGGCAATCAATCGCAATGCCATATTAGCATCtcaagacattacttaagatgttAATCTTGCAAAGAGGATCGACTGTGAATCTGAAGATTTGAATCTCGATGCCTTGTGTGCGCGACGCACTGCGTTCGATACGTCCCTATATAACCGCAGAAATACGATAATTTATCTTGTTAAGACGGCACTCCGCATGTCGAGAGTGCAGACGTACGGAAGCTTTTTATGGAGAAGCTTCATATAGAGGGTGTCCAAAGAGACTTGCGCCACGTtactttgaagaaaaatttgtcctcgataaaaaaaataatcgagCGCGTTTTTCACGAGCGTTCGATGAATAAACGATGCCTTTCTGGGGAAACTAGACTCAACAGATGAAACTTCATTTTTCCTTTGACCTTAGAAAACAGGGACACCCTATGTAACCACGAACGAGCGTTGGTGCCTCTTCGTGTCTTGACGCAGCCGCCCATTGTTTCGTCGCACCGCAAATAATGACACGGCATGCTTTCCAACAATAACCGCTTTCAAACCGCGAAAGCCAGATGACGTTTACGAATGCGTTTTCGTCTCGGAGAGAAGCGTTTGAAAAGCATACATGCGCTCGATCAAGCGATTTATTTTTACTACGATCAATTTTAGCCAGGAAGATAAATTTTCACTAGAAACAATAATCTCTTTTTGATGTAAAGGAAATAAGAAattctgttaattatttttctataaaaatgcAGGGTAGGACGAATATTTCGGAAAccatacacggaaaaaaatttagtattaaattaacaattcattatttcataatcaagaatataaaatcttggaagaatttataatataagaatCCATACAATGAtgaaagaacatttttctcttcatgtaagcaaattatgtccgtttaagattataaatttttccaccAAGATTTTGTAATCTTGCTTGTAGATGAAacaaaattgttgatttgatattaatttttttctctgtgcagGTTCTGCAAAATTTGCTGGCCCATTTCTCGCTCTATTCTATTATATTAGGTCTAAAAAAATGTGACAGtcgtgtaataaaaaatatctgtgata
The Solenopsis invicta isolate M01_SB chromosome 16, UNIL_Sinv_3.0, whole genome shotgun sequence genome window above contains:
- the LOC105204819 gene encoding uncharacterized protein LOC105204819 — protein: MSATENGGGDAAGSSGGYCSAVVKKLGLQPVTRCSLAKFYAPALGAASYTAMSVNVMNPSLVVKVFPKRDITNFLLAGTLVGTGSYIYTREHMKTAPQSVRILYSATGAVLLSLGSVLMWAVIRSVVPPSPVCCTLAGIGTGVALLKVGSSYLEFVDGQIAKK